Within the Oncorhynchus kisutch isolate 150728-3 linkage group LG13, Okis_V2, whole genome shotgun sequence genome, the region GTTCCCTTGCGTTGCAATTGCtgttagatacagtatgtttcGACCTAGACCGTGGCCTTTATGTTGTTATTCAGAGAGGGATAGCCAATCAAAGGGTTAACAGGAAGTCAACATGTGCTACCTGATTACAGTATATcatctactatataatatagtGGAGGTTGATGGCCAATGTCCAACATTTGTTTGTATTTTGTCCAGCAGTGTCCTCCTCTTGGGGTTCCCCATGGTTGTGTGATCTCCTGATAATATAGAGCTAATCAGTCATGATGACTGTCAGATGGGAAAACATGATTCTGATATTTGCAGAGCTGAATATTTGAAGATATCAAGGATTTAAGAATGAACCAGAATTAGATACATCAAGGCAAATTATTGGTATGCATTGCCTTGTCTGCTCTGGCAGGCTGGACTCCGCCCCTCAACATTTGTCCCCCAATGACCTCAAACCACCCACCCTACTCTCTTCTGCTTCTCGCAGTTATGTCATTCACCAGACCGTTGCCTTTTGTTGTAAAAGTTGTCAATGGTAGCTTTCGGCAGTTAGACGTCCATTGCAATGGAGTTATTTGAAACGTTGAAAAAAGTGACGCTAGATTCCTATCGCATTCATCACTTGGTTGCAATATTTAGCTTGGTCTATGTCATTCTTAAAATCTCTAAACTTATTGTCAAAAGGAATGAATGGATTCGGGCGCTCGAGACATTCCCAGGACCACCAAAACACTGGCTTTTCGGGCATGTACGAGAGGTATgttaaaataagaatttcttgAACGTGCACATTGAGTGACTTCAACATTGTAGCATCAGCTTCAGAGGCAAGTTTCGGTGTCACGCTCGTGCGTTTCCTTCTTTATAATATAAGTGCATGTTTTCTCTGTTGTCTTGCAGTTTAAACAAGATGGGAACGACATGTATAAGGTTGTCAAATGGGGAGAATCGTACCCCCTTGCATTTCAAATGTGGTTTGGTCCATTTGTTTCCATCCTCAATATTCACCACCCAGATTATGTCAAAACCATCCTGGCATCAACAGGTTGGTCTCTTTGGAACGACAATACTCTCATCATTATTTAAACAAGTTGCatctatgtacagtatgtctatCTATGGAATCTCAGTACATGTGATAGAATACCTGTTTCACTCTCTTTCTAAATAGAGCCCAAAGATGACCTTTCATATAGATTTCTTATTCCATGGATAGGTAAGGTTGCATTGTCTTTGCCATAATCATATATGTTACAAATATTGAACCAACATTAGATTATATAGATTTAACTGCAGATATTTTAAGAATAGGCATTTTCAAATATTCTTCCTTTTGGGTGCAGTTCTGGTTTTCAATAACGTTGTGACTCATGCTACTTCGGCAATTATACAGTTATGGTTATAATGTCCACTACCgcacttgtttttgaaagaaaagcacatatttggtccattaaaataacatcaaattgatcaacaatacagtttagacattgttaatgttgtaaatgactattctagctggaaacggcagattttttttatgctgaaaactgttgtcctgattaaagaagcaataaaacgggccttctttagactagatgagtatctggagcatcagcatttgtgggttcgattacaagctcaaaatggcCGGTAACAAAtaactacactgtatttctgatcaatttgatgttatttgaagggcaaaaatgtgcttttcttttaaaaaacaaggacatttctaagtgaccccaaacttttgaacagtagtgtatattctTTACTTCTATTCTTTTGCATGAACGTACAACatatgtgtttctctctctctctctctctctctctctctctctctctctctctctctctctctctctctcgctctcgctctctctccctctctctctctctctctctctctctctctctctctctctaggggatgGTTTACTGGTGTCTGAAGGTCAGAAATGGTTCCGCCACAGAAGACTCCTGACCCCTGGCTTCCATTACGATGTTTTAAAGCCCTATGTCAAAATGATGTCTGATTCTGCCAAAACTATGCTGGTGCGTTTTGCTATCTCTACCCTAATTACTGTATAGGTTGACAACCATAGCCTATATGGGGGGAATTTCTGGATACAAAAAAGCTAATTGCATAACAGTTAACGTTACATATTCTCCCAACTGTATTAGAATGCTGTATAGTTTGACAACTGTATTTGGAGGGAAATTCTGCATGAACACGCTAAAGGGGTAATTTAATAAGGGAGTGATGTACTATGAGTATGTAACTATCCATCTTGTGCAAGTTGACTATGTCTGTCCTTTTTCTGTTCCAGGACAAATGGGAGACTCACTCAAAATCCGACGAGTCATTTGAGTTATTTGAGCATGTGAGCCTCATGACACTGGACAGCATTATGAAGTGTGCCTTCAGCTCCAACACTAATTGCCAGACAgtgcgagggggagagaggtcaGTCAGTTAACTGTTTTTAACCACTGCATTATCTGCCATTTACATCTGtgtaatggtctgggtgtagctggtgcagaggattcaggtgcaggacagcagagatgactTTACTCAAAATGTCAAAATACATGAAGTAATACCAAGCCCACAAACATCGGACAGAAGTTACAATAAACAAACActcacaaaaaccatggggaaaaacagagggttaaataatgaacatgtaattggggatttgaaaccaggtgtgttaaaacaaagacaaaacaaatggaaaatgaaaagtggatcggcgatggctagaaggccggtgacgtcgaccgccgaacgccacccgaacaaggagagggaccgacttcagtggaagtcgtgacaatctgCCCATGTTGAAAATCTTGTCTTGTCAGTGTTAATGTTATAAAAATTGAAAGCTGATATAGGATCAGATTTTCTTTTTAGATCATAATTCATATGATTATATAGAcagaggggacctgatcctagatcagcactcctactcagagACTCTTTGTAAGTACGGGCCCAGAGGTTTTCAGGCCAGATCACATGATCAAGAAACTCAGGGCCCTGCCTATAAGCAATGATTGAGAGGAAGTAACTTATACTTTTCTGTTGTTTTACTCTCATTTCAGTGGAACCAACTCGTACATCAAGGCTGTGTACGAGCTCAGTGATCTGGTGAATGTCCGTTTCCGGACCTTTCCCTACCACAGCGAGTGGATCTTCCAACTGAGCCCACATGGGTACAAATACAGGAAGGCATGCAATGTTGCACACAGTCATACAGGTGCGTTCTGTGAATGAAGGTTGACATTATTATTTTAATCCCCTGCACCAGCAGGTCTCAGCCctgaaaacatttattttctagcctctgtgcttctacatctgcattgcttgctgtttggggttttaggctaggtttctgtataCAACTTTGTGACATCTATGATGTAAATAGGGCTTTATAAGTACATTTGATCGAACATTTTATTGATTCCCTCTGCTTGTAGAGGAAATCATACGAAAACGAAAAGAGGCCTTAAAGGACGAAAAGGAACTGGGCAGGATACAGGCTAAGAGAAACCTGGACTTTCTGGATATCCTGCTCTGCGCGCGAGTACGTCACACCTCTATTACTCTACTACACTATTATCCACCATTATGCCATTTATGCACTCATCTAACCAGGTCATTAGTTAAAACGGCTACATCGGCGATGACATAGTATGTCATTGAATGAAGTCAATTCGAATAGAAACTCATCGTAGCCTCAAGATCGCCAGTGTGCTAGAGTTTCTTTTCTATTCGTTATATTCTCTCTCCGTGCAACTGGTAACAcgatagcctgagtgccagtttGTTTTTGCTATCCAACTCCTTGTcagtcattgtcatgccaaacacatGGCGTGGCTTGAAAATGagcaatggagttggcaagagaaCAAACAGATCGGAGACCAGACTAGCACCATTATAGTTCTGCGAGTTATACCTTTTCCATAAAATGAAGCCAAACAAGGAAGAACATGCAAGGATCTCATTGTTCCTTAATGGTTTTCAATCCAGGACGAGGACCAGCAGGGTCTGTCAGATGAGGCTATACGAGCGGAGGTGGACACCTTCATGTTTGAGGGGCACGACACCACAGCCAGTGGGATCTCCTGGACCCTGTACAGCCTGGCCTGCAACCCGGAGCACCAGCAGATCTGCAGGGACGAGGTCATCAGCGCCCTGGAGGGGAGGGACACCATGGAATGGTAGGTTCCACTgtccagggcctgtattcataaaacgcctcagagtaggaatgctgatcaTGATGATTTAAAagacaaaactgatcctagatcagcactcctactttgagatgctttatgaataggGGCCCTGATTTACTGTCCTGATCCTGTTGCATGTTAGATATGCATTCATTTGGCTGGAGGAGAGTGACATGAAGTGGAAGGCTGTACTGTCCAGATGTATTTTTCAGAGATCATGCTGTAGGGTGTATTTCAGTTTCAAGGTTTTATTTGGTTATTTTACAGTCCGcagctacagtatatataaatTACTATTTTGTTACTTTGGAGATCATTTAACCTttcactgcagtgggctaaatcagggtcactcagagtgattcttggtagtcttaaacaaatctactttgaagcAAAAGTCtagacctcacacacatggttatgggctgtACCGTGttacctgtaccatgtcagatatagagttaaaatgtattacattttgagtttgcatcccaatattacactttatatacatcacagaagactgaaatataacacaatagattgacatagaaacaccagattttcttcctatatttaaaaaaatattgattcaattatgaaattatgcaaaatattaataacattccacccatgaggccaaagagggcGCTTTTGGTCATTGAGGGCTACACAATCACCAGGGCTACACAATCACCAATAGGCTCCATGTTTGGAACTAGTTACCAAAGCCGTTCCTTTATTCTAGATATAGAGTAAAGGAAGGGAAATCAGCCTGTATTTGCTCTTAGATTGGAGCAACACAATACATGGCAACATGTTTACTAAAAGAGAATTGATATAAAGATAATGTTCTGCATTCTTAAGGGAAGATCTCAGTAAAATACCATACACAACCATGTGTATAAAGGAATCCCTCCGCCTCTACCCTCCTGTACCTGGGATGTCCAGGAAGATAACCAAACCTATGACGTTCTTCGATGGGAGGACTGTGCCTGAAGGTAAAtgtgtacatttaaaaaacatgttgCATTGTGATGTACTGAAGGGGACTTTTTTGTACATTTTACTGGACTGAGGCGAGACAGTGGTAGGAGAGTTGGTCACACAGGCAGTGGGTTGGAATCTACTGTAGGCAGTGGGTTGGAATATACTGTAGGCAGTGGAACTAACCACGACACCGACCACTCCAGGCCATGCAAGGGACTTTTAAAAATAATAGTTTTAAAGGCATAATGGCTCTGTGCCTTAACATGAGGCCATAAGGGGTTGCAATGGAGTCCTCCCTAACCTTTGCCTCAGTCATCGGCTATAACAAATTAAATATTAACTCATGTTTGTTTGTCTCCAGGGCTAGTTCTCCTTATTGCATTGGGATTGTCACCAACTAGTTTGTATGTAGAGACTGTGTCTCTACAATCAGTGTGTTTATTCATCTTTTTCATAAGCAGTGATATATTTTCTAGTGCCAGTTTCTTGGACACACATTAAGCCTAGTGATGGACTAAGTCAAATATTAATTGGAGGTCCTCTGTTTAAAGtgattttagtccaggactaggcttaaacTGTGTCCTGGAAACTGGCCcctagtatttttttaaatatcaaatGAATTGGTGCTGTTGAAGCATTCTCACCATGTCCTTCTCATCGTGTTTATTACTGCCAATGACCAACAAAAATCTGTCCCAGAtagtctctctttctgcctcagcAGATGGATCCTTTTGCAGCATGGACAATATTATCACTGTGTCCATAGGAAACTAAACAGATGTCAAGCGCTAACACTGTGTAACACTGTGGAAGTATAATtcgtctctcttttctccctctaggTTGTCTTGTTGGAACCAGCATTTTTGGCATTCATAGGAACGCCACCGTTTGGGAGAACCCTAACGTGAGCACACCATCTTGATGAACACCATTTTCTCATTTAACAGGGTTAATATCATTTGTGATTAGTAGTAGAAGAAATGCTAGTTTGAACAGCTGAACATGCGTCATAAAATCATGTGTTTCTGGTCACAGAGGACAAGGTTTAGAGTATTGACAGAGGAAGGGGCTGTTGCTGAGTTAGTTTGTAATGAAATCCATATGACCTAGCAGTAACCCCATGGGTTTGATTTTGACTAATCTATCGCTATAAGATTCAGGGTATACACAATAGGGAACTGAAACCTGTTTATACAAGCCTGGTGGCAGTTTGTCTCACCAGCCTGgtttgtttgtgctgtcttgccaactcataTGGTCATGTTTGCAGTGACAAtgaacaagacaacacaaacatatTTGGGACTTGCTGTCTACCTATATACAGTCTTTTCCACTGTTTCTATTTACTATTTGTCTCTTCTATTTTGTATTCTCGTAGGCATTCGACCCACTACGATTTCTGCCCAAGAACTCTGCAAAAAGGTCACCCCATGCCTTTGTCCCTTTCTCTGCCGGCCCGAGGTTCGTTACCACACCAGTGCCATGTGACTCAGCCCTTATTTAAGAGAGCAGCATTGGCAGCAGGGTTTGGTTCTCACATTAGTAGGCTGGGACTAGGATGGAACCATAGACCTACTCATTTACCTGACTGGATTTTGGAGCCTTTCGGTCCCTTGATGCCTGTGACCTAGATCCAACCTAACTATAAAAGGGGGATGGGACCTAGCACGGTCCCAGATCTGTCttatttggcatgacaatgaaAGTAGGAGTTGTCAAAATAGCACAAACGGATCTGGGATCCCTCTGACACAACAGTAGTTATTATAGGTCTGTAGAGTTGGCACAGGCTGAACTCACTTCAAAGAGCTGTAGGGTCTGTCTGATGATATGGTAATGTTTTATTATATAAAAGAGCTATAAACCATTGGTAGTCTTACCGCATAACTTCTTTATTACACAGGGTGAATGTACAGGAGTTCTACAGCATAATTATTTCaatgtctttttctctgtctgtaGAAACTGCATTGGGCAGAACTTTGCCATGAATGAGATGAAGGTGGTGGTGGCACAGACACTCAAGCGATATCATCTGACCGAGGACCCAATGAAGAAACCAAAAATGATTCCAAGACTGGTGCTCCGCTCACTCAATGGGATCCATGTGAAAATCAAACCTGTCGATCTTGAACCATAAGGAATGTTATAGTTGCACTTTTGTTATCAGGCATAGGCTACTGTTTGTGGAATGTTCATATGAATTTGTTTTTAACATGCTAATTCACCAGGAAATGGGAAATAAAACTTACATAaggaatatttttttaatatgaACTTCAAAGCTATATTCAGAATTTTAATTTAAATATCCATGTAAGGAGAATATTATGTCTTATATACAAAGATGAATTTAACACTAATTTATGTTACTAATATTTTGCTAGTAACTAACTgcctaaatgtttgtttttccttTTGACATATAGCCTATGGTAAGTCAATGTCCCTTGTCAGTGATGTGACAGTTTGAAAAGGAATAGACATAGGATTGAGTTAATGTTATTCTCACTATTTCAAATAAACATGTGGTGCAAACCACTCAGGAAAATGTGTATTTTGCATGGTGTTTCCAGCACGCTACCACACGTAACTTAACACTTCTTCCCTCGCTGCTACTTGAATCTACATAGCACTTGAAATGATttgtgttttattttacctttatttaaatacaTAAAACAATCAATTGAAGTACTATGGGATAGTTCACCCAGATTACAAAGTtaatattggtttccttaccctgtaagcagtctgtgGACAAGGTGCGACAGCAATCCATGCtctggtttagtttccctggcactgtttccacacgctttcccattcaagtcatgggaccggTATTAGCATTTTTTCACGCATCATGTTCAAATAATCTAGAAGTGAGTTTGAGCTTCACAATCAATTTGGAGATACTGTTGGACGACTTTAGACATGATGCAcgaaaaatgctaatatcagtcccatgacttgaatgggatttgagccacaaatgctaaaacggTGCCAGGGAAATTCAACCAAAGCATgaattgctgtcataccttgtccatagactgcttacagggtaagaaaACCAATGTGTCATTTTTTTTATTGAGTAAACTCGCTCTTTTACAATGCTTATAATTTTGGATGGTAAATCCTACCATGTGGTGAAGTGAATGTGTTCCTTCCTGGTTGTGGTGATTTGGGGAACTAAACGAAAAAATAGATGGTCAGAAACCCACTGAGAAAGCAGAAGAAATGGAAAATGATTCAATACTAGTGAGTTTGTGTTGGACAGGTCACTGACCTTAACTATATTGTTGTTAAATGATTCTAAGCTTGGCTTGTTGGACTGGTATTCATAATGACTAGAGAAAGCAGCCATCCTGAACATGAACAATGCATGGTGCCACATCAGGGGCCTGTGCAGGAGGATGTA harbors:
- the LOC109902171 gene encoding cytochrome P450 4B1-like, which produces MELFETLKKVTLDSYRIHHLVAIFSLVYVILKISKLIVKRNEWIRALETFPGPPKHWLFGHVREFKQDGNDMYKVVKWGESYPLAFQMWFGPFVSILNIHHPDYVKTILASTEPKDDLSYRFLIPWIGDGLLVSEGQKWFRHRRLLTPGFHYDVLKPYVKMMSDSAKTMLDKWETHSKSDESFELFEHVSLMTLDSIMKCAFSSNTNCQTVRGGESGTNSYIKAVYELSDLVNVRFRTFPYHSEWIFQLSPHGYKYRKACNVAHSHTEEIIRKRKEALKDEKELGRIQAKRNLDFLDILLCARDEDQQGLSDEAIRAEVDTFMFEGHDTTASGISWTLYSLACNPEHQQICRDEVISALEGRDTMEWEDLSKIPYTTMCIKESLRLYPPVPGMSRKITKPMTFFDGRTVPEGCLVGTSIFGIHRNATVWENPNAFDPLRFLPKNSAKRSPHAFVPFSAGPRNCIGQNFAMNEMKVVVAQTLKRYHLTEDPMKKPKMIPRLVLRSLNGIHVKIKPVDLEP